Part of the Amblyomma americanum isolate KBUSLIRL-KWMA chromosome 7, ASM5285725v1, whole genome shotgun sequence genome, CTCTTCCTCCTCCACCACCTCTCCGATCCTTTACTGTCCTTCCCCCGGTGCAGGTTAGCCAACCAGGCACGTGCCTGGTTTACCTCCTCACCCCTCTCtgctttctctctttcccttAAAGGCACCCAAAATCTTTCTGGACTGCAAGCCCTAATTCCAGAGAAAAATCAGTGAGTTTCACCTTTTGTACTTTTACTTGCTTACCTCTACATAAGCTGCTGTACATTCCTAATCAGAACATCATGTAAGCCAGAGAAACAAACATGCCACCTAAATCGATTTCAGTAGCACTAAAAATACTTTCACTAATATTTACTGTGGGGGTTTTAAAAATTACAAAACCACATTTTCTAAGCATTCTTCAGCAAGAGCACATAGCACCCAGTGGGTGCTAGCTACGTTTCCTCGAGACCATTTTTTATCTGCATGGTCCAACGCTTCTTCTGCATATGCAATCCACACCGACAGAGATGCAATACTCACTGGAATGCTGCCTCAGCAGTGAGTAGCTGCCGGAGCCAAGCAAGGACCGGGAACCAGCCACTCCGCATGGGATCACCTGGTCCAAGAGTGGACCGATCCGCGAGCATATTTGCAGCAGGTAGTCGTTGGACACATGCAAGTTGGAACTTTCCTGGGAAGGTGTGAAATGCCAAACTCATTGAATGCTGCAGCACAATTCAATGAGTGGTCACAACACTTTTACAACCTGGAGCCTCTCTTTTAAGAGTGCGCGACTGTCATTCCCATTCCGGCAAAGCCTTGCAGAATGAAGACAGCATCATGGTTACGCTAATGCTAATGCACTTGAACAACATATCTCGAGCTATTTGGTTGTTGACCATGAAGCAAAACAGCGCATACCACACAACGGACACAAAAAAGGAAGACGAACTTAAAGGAAGGCGCGGTACACAACCACAATTTTAAACTAAACTTCTTCTCTGTTTGCAGCTGCCATAGGCTCATACACCGTTAAAGAAGCTGTTCACAAGGTTCCAGCCTGGTCTGTCAAATCAAGAGTGCACTGAAGCATGTCTGGCACTCAATAGGACATGATGGGAAGGGGGGCACCCTAGTTGGAAACAGTTTTTGCACTTTTTAATACACATTAGAAAAGCTTCAGACAATATagtttattttattcaatgcagATTGCTCACAGCTACTAGAAGTTTAATCAGAATGTGCCAATAGTTTATTAATGACAAATGCCGTTGAACAATTTACTTGCCTGGCCAGACAACCTATCATGAAAAGCAGTTCTTGACAGCTATTACAGTATTTTTGTGAAAAATATGTCTTGAATGAAATAAAGCAACCAGCATAATGAAGGGCATCCAAAAGAAAATTTTGACCGTGCAAAATTTTGAAGCTTTCTTTTGGAAATATGAGTTCTTAAAATGAAATTACGAACTCGGTACCATTACCTAATTTCACATTTTTGCACTAAACTGCCCATCCATGGAGATTATCACTTTAGTAGAGAACAACTAACACATTTGTGTACAGTTCCAGGTCCAGAATTGTACGAGGAATTCAACAGTGGGCTTGTTTCATGTAATAATGGCTGTTTTCTCGAAGTGTAGCCAtatcaaaagaaaaaagcaagcattTCAGGGgccaaattttatttttattcacaataaaCTGCCCAAGTCTTTCCACACCTGAGTTCCAGGTATCCTTCTAGATTCACCTTTTGCATAAAAAGAAAATCTGGTATTTTCATGATAAAGAGATCCTCACTTTTCCATTCGAACCTGTTAACTCCATATGGAGTTGCGCGAAAATGAAACTCTGCAATAGTGCATATAGTAGTAATTTACATCAAACCATGAAAAATTGATCCAACTCGGACAAGGGGGCTCAAATTTTCACCTTTTAGCACCGCGAGGGGGGCATTCCAGCACATTCCACCGCTAGCCGCGGCAGTGAAACATGCGCTTCCTAGTGACTTCATTCCTGACGACATACCATGGAGAGGCACTATGCATGCTCCCGTACGCTTCCTCACCGCTCTCTAGCGCAATCTTCAGGTTTGAACGTACTACTAACAGAATTCAGTGGCCCACTGAATAAGCGCATTATATTTGCAGCCGCATAGAAATCGAAAATGCAACTCTCTCCAGATCTGACGAGATTACAAAAGAAATAAAGGGAGGTAGGACACTGCTCTGACAACATAAAAAGTCACGGAAAAGCCAAACAAGCTCGCTTTCCCATACGCGCTggccgaaaacaaaaaaatgaaaccatTTTATTTATGACGTAACCGTCGCTGGGGCAACGGATGGCGAAAACGTCTCAGCCAATGGTAGAGCCGCGATTTGCGAGCCCGGTTTGTAAGGGATCTTGTGATTGGCGGCCTGTTGAGTTCACGCCCCCTGCTGGTCATTGACAAAGTCTCGaccaagcaaataaaaaaacagcaaacgaACGCTCCTCCGTGAATCGGAATTCATCAGCAAAGGGACagcgtaactttttttttcttttcaccgccGTCAAGACTACAGCAGACCCGTGTTTCGGCCCAATTTTCGCCTCGCAATGAGTAAACTAAACCCCACACACGCCAAAACCTTGCCAGGTAGCCGCAGTCGAGACACGCTTACAGAAGTCAACTTTCAAAAATACTCGAAAATGCAACCCAGACACTCACCAATTCGGCGAAACTCCTGTCATGCTCGTTCCCGTGCCAATCGAGCCTTTTAGGCAAAAGCTAGAAAAGATTTTACAAATTAGGCTTAGCTAACGCAAGCACTGGTCACATTGCATAGATGCTTCGCTCACCGCAAACTAGCAATGTTTTGATCGTCACCACCCACGTGCTTCGCACGAGGGGGTCTGTGAACGCAGACCGCAACTTACATGATGCTCCTCAATCTCTCTCCGGAGAACCTGAAAAAAGCGCGCTGCGGTTAGTTTTCGACTCACTGGCAGTTATAGATGCACAAAAAGGTAGAAGCAGATTACCTCGGCGGCTCCACTGCAAGGCCCATTACTCAAGAACTTTGAAATTAGGAAATACAACTCTGTAAGTAAATCAATGAGAGATCAGCCTCTCACAATCAGGTACTAACGCTCGCTGCGCGTCCGACTTTTTGTTCCGAGGAAATCCAATGCCTACGGTACCTTTTTCGAGGAGTTCTTGCGTCCGCCTGTCAGAAACTGCTGCTGACATTCTTATCCACCATTAATACCTATAAACTGACTATAAAAAACACAATACGGTGCCTGTAACACATTACAAACTAGTCGCGCTAACCCAAAATAAAGATGGTAACTTTACAACGACATTGAACCGAAGCACAGTAGGCAGCGGATACGCTGCCGACATGAAAAGTAGTTTTCACAGTTACTTAATTTTAAATTGTCACTAAAACTTGTATAAATCTATATAAAACTATTAGCAATATTTAAACGTGTAAGTACGTTGAATAGTTATACCAAAGAGTGATAATATTGTAGATATTTTCTCCTTAATTACGCGGAGTAATACAACACGGGTAACGGCGATATCCAGTGGTCACGACTTCCGTCAGCAAGTGTGTCGATGTTGACGGTACAATTCCGCTGTGATGTAAATCAGCTGTGGTTCAGTCCTTGTTCCCGGCGAAAGTTTTATAGAGCAAGTTTATTCACATCGTACACTGTGTGAGGCAGAAAAGGTACGTTGCAAGTGTTCTACACTCTGTACGAACAGCGTCGTTCAAAACCGAGAATGAGAGATGCCAAGGCTTTGGTTGCGTCTCGTACGTGAAGTTCGATTGAAATACTTTGGATAACTGGCATCCAATTTTACGCAGGTGCAAAGTATGTCGTGGATCAAAGAAACGAAGCTTACTTGGTTGCAATCCGTCGCTGTCCGTGTTATAAAAGCCGGAAAGGTACCGTCTCACATAGCTGTCATCATGGATGGGAACCGGCGTTTCGCCAGAAAGCAAAACATGCGGTCAGTGGAGGGTCACGTTCAGGGCTTTGACAAATTAGCCGAGGTGAGGAGACCATTGTAGCGGCTTAAGATTGAGCATTTATTATCGTGGTTCCAGGTTCTGCAGAATGAATCACCTGCTTCTTTTCAGGTGCTGTATTGGTGCTCCGAATTGGGAGTCACTGAAGTGACCGTCTATGCGTTTAGCATCGAAAATTTCAAACGATGCAAAGAGGAAGTGGACGGCCTGTTGGACCTGGCTCTCAAGAAGCTTAAAAACATGCTGAACGAAATGTATGTTCAGCCAAAGTTATTTATCTTCCTTTCCTTGTGCATACCTGGCTTGATTTCCTGTTAGCGTAGGTGCGCGCATTGACACGTATGCACTTCGGAATCGCAGGGATAAGATCCACGATCATGGAGTTTGCATCCGAGTGCTTGGAAATTTGTCCTATTTGCCGGTGGAACTGCAGTCTGTTGTCGCCGAAGTTGTGTACCAAACGCAGGCTAACACAAGGTAATGTGGCCGGTTGTTGGATTCATTTTCGTAAAGCGGTAAATAGCAATTGCTCAGATACCGGCGAATGACATCGTTGAGAACTCCGCGGCTGCTCGGTTTCGTTGGGGCCCAGCCTGTAAGCTTCACACGTCAGCTACGAGCGCTCAGGAGGCGAGAACAGCTCTTCGAAGAACTCGCGAGTGTATCGTGGTCACGGGGGCGAGGCATTGGTGAGGTAAACTAATAGAAAAAATGTAACCAGGATGCTAGAATTGTGCAGTAGTGGCAGATgcgctttcctttttctttccggATTATGGCCCTGCCTACTAACTACAAGCAGAGTAACGTGACCATTCAGTAGGGCATGAAAGTTTTATCTCGCACCACTTGAATATCTATAAACATTTTGGCATGATGCTTAAAGGGCTAAATGTCAGCATTCATTTGCACCTGCTGCCAGCATTGCAGTGACAGAATTGGGTGTGGTTATCTTGGAAGTTAATCATAAATACGTTTTTGTGGTTATTAGAGAAAACGAACAGCATTTACATTCGTGAAAACAGCACTGCCTGCTTAAAATATGATCGTGATTGCACAAATGCACCCCTTGCACTGCGCTTACTCTGAACTGCACTGCAAACTGCATGCTGTTTAGGAAAATGAACTAAAGAGGCTTACAGTGATGGGTGTGGTTATCTTGGAAGTTAATCATAAATAAGTTTTTGTGGTTATTAGAGAAAACAAACAGCATTTACATTCGTGAAAACAGCACTGCCTGCTTAAAATATGATCGTGATTGCACAAATGCACCCCTTGCACTGCGCTTACTCTGAACTGCACTGCAAACTGCATGCTGTTTAGGAAAATGAACTAAAGAGGCTTACAGTGACTATTAATGCCACGAAAAGCTGaaaaaactaggaatggaataCATAAAGCCCATATGCTGATTTGTATGCTGATCAAATGTAACTGGTTTATTAGTGTATCAGCTGTGCAAAAGTGTCTGCAGCTTTATGGTGCTCATTTAATTTCAAGAGCCTTACTAGCTAACAACGGTATAGAAGTCTGCTTCTGCTTTCCTGTGTTGTCACCAGGTGCATACTTCTCGATGACTTAGAAGTTACACTTATTATGCGGCATTTTCTGTAAGTGATAGAATTGAATTACTTACAGTTCAAGCAAGAGAAGCAGTGACAAAACAAACATGGTACCTGAAAAAAAGATGCATTTAGCTCATTCATGATGGAAACTCTGCTATCAAAAGATGACATGAAGTGCATGAGTCTCAACTCCAAACTGAGATTTCTGCCTAATGGTCCGAGTTTTGACCAGATAAACATTGTGAATGTGTCTTCCTTGCTGGCATCTATGTACAGGGTAATCAAAAAGTCACACAATAAGTAAAAATTCAGTAATTTAAAAAGTAGAGACAGTAGGGGGATCCAGTTTTCACTGAAATGCACAGAAATATGTGGCAATTTTTTTAATGACAAAAAATGTGATTGCCATGTTTGTCATTGACAGATGGCATTATAGCTGCACTTTACAAACTGCGGACACAAATAAAGGGCTACCTTTCAGTGGCAAATGTAACTAcacttgcaataaaaaaaagtatatTAAAAACATTCCTCAGATTTTTTTCTGTTACTTTTTGACCACCTTATATTTGCATGCATCGCATCCGGTGAGCCATAAGAATGCAGAGATGCAGAAGACTGCATAATCTTTTTTACCTTTGCAGTCATTATGTAAAGCTAGTTGTCTTTAATGCCATTTCATTTAAGATAGGAATGGTAACATTAGGGCACCAATGGCAGGAGCGTGCTGCTTTGTTCACACTAGCATGTTGCAGGTGCTTCCTCAACATATGCCTGTCGTACACTTCCCGAGATGAGATATGCAAGGCAATGCAAGAATTGGCCACAGGAGTTCAGAAGAACGTCCTCTCAGCAAGGTAAGACTGCCATGGTTTCATTAGCATGCTGCAGTGCCATTTAATACTGTATTAGGAAGGTGAGCTGCGTTTGGACCTAGCCTAAGTTGTGCAGCATGATTGCACAAGCCTTGCACACTGCACTAGAGGGTGGAACGGTAAAAATACAGTCGTGCTTCGTTAATATGGTCACTTCGGTTCCCAAGCAGAATTGTGCATAAAGTGAGTTGTCCGTAATAACGAATCACAGAGAAAAAATATAATGGTCAAATATATTGTCATATACTGGTAATGGTCATATATGGTAATATAATGGTCAAATATAAtggtaaaataaaaatatattatAGTAATGGTCAGTTAAATTGAAATTAAGACAATTTTGGAAGCTGGTCTCCATTATACTTGAAATAATGTGTTGCAGCTTGAAATACATATAGTGATCTTGTGTATGATACGCTTTATGGCATCTGACATCTCATGGTTAGATGTACTCCTACTACGACTGTTCACATTCTGTGACCCTGCGGCTCAGTCGGATGACAGCTGCTGGATTACGCTTTCTACAGAGGGAAAACAGCATAGAGAGTTTTCTTCACAGTCATTTATGAAATACTGCAAATGGTAGCATGTGTGGAGTCTGCAGCTTtgcactgtaaagcatgaaaccagAAAAGGGCCTCTTCCTTGTGCAACATTGTCTGGTTACATCCCTGTGTTTGTGGCAATAGGAAACTTGCCATGCTGCATGTACAGTGCATTTGCTCTGTCTGGGCTTTCTTTGTAATTGTAACATGATTAGCGCAAATTAGCGTGGTCAGTTTGCGAGGGGGAGTGGTTTCGCATGTGTGAAAGTGCTCCTTCTGTTTCTGTGTCTCTGTAAAACATTGTTGCAAGCAGCACTTGACATGTCTGCACCCTTTAACTGCATCCTCGTCAATTTGTGCGAATTCTGTCAGAATTTTGTCGTAGTGACAGGCCCAAGTTTCTACTCTTCTGGAGCTTCATTTATCCTTTatcgtgcttttcttttgcccttGCAGTGATGTTGACGAAACTGCCCTTAGTCACGCCATGTACAGCCGCAAGAGTCGAGACCCTGACCTGCTAATCCGCACATCCGGAGAGATTCGCCTTAGTGATTTCATGCTTTGGCAGAGCAGTCGATCTGTCATCGAATTCACCTCAGTGCTTTGGCCAGAGTTCACCGTGTGGCACTTGCTTGCTGCAGTTCTCTGCTACCAGAGGCAGTGTGGCCTCTTGAAGGTACCTCTTGTTCTTATTCTCAGCTTGCCATTGACATTATAGCTATGCATGTGCGGAAATAATTTTATGGCAGTTTTTTTTGTCTTGAGCTACGAAAATACCTACAACACTGGCCGGTGTCTTGTAGCTAGCTTGAAGACGCAGCTTGACTTCAAAATTTGCTTTATATAACAAATTGACAGACCCCTCTCCATGAGCATAAGGTTTACTGTTTTTTTCAGTGTTGCAGCAAAAAAGCAAGTGGCCCATAAAACACTGTTCTATGCACCAGCATGgcggcatcttgacaaagatatGCTTCAATGTAAAACTTGCATGCCATCTTACAGCTTTTTGTCAGAAGTATAGAACCCAAGGGGTTCTTGCTTCTTGGCCATGTTGTGTGGCTTGTTATGGATTGCAAGCACTCCAGGTCACCTGAATGTGAAAAGAACTTCCGTCGTTGCCCTTTGGAAATTAAAGACTTCGTGGATGCTACAAGAGCATCActgcacggcttagaagccaagcCTTCAGGCtccttacttttgacaaaggatgTACACTGTACgcagtttcgagactgatttattttcttctctagaaatgattctccaaaacaaatgttggtgcgtatttgtagcgccatcttttcgggctgacctgagctatttatgttaattactgtggtagccgctagatggcactacatgtagaaaaatacgttctcACTagtttgcgcattctactgtgagtgaatgtggagagatgggcgtccacctcgaacagcgtgtaaacataaaattctttgtgaagcttggcaagacagccacacagacgtatgagctccttcgtgacacttacggcaacgagacattatcgcgggcgcgagttttcaagtggcacaagaggtttgtttcggggagaacgtcggtggaagacgacacgagacaggggcgcccttcaacctcacggaatgaaaacagcgTGGCTCgtatcagggaaatcgtacagaaaGACCACACCAttgcagtccgcatgctatcagatgctctcgacattagtaaaacaacatgccaccaaattttgtgtgagaacttggagaaatgaaagctgaatgccaggcttgtgccacactccctcacacaggaccagaaggacacgcaggCATCATTGAGCGCCGATTTGCTCTCCGAgagcagagaaggatgctgcattcgtcggcagcatcattgctgaatatgaaacatggtgttttcaatacgatcctcaagcaaaaaggcacagcgccgaatggcggtACACAAGCTCTCTGGCGTCAAGAAAGGTGCGgcaacagaagaccaaaacaaagacgatgctgatagtttttttcgatgccagctAGAGTTGTCGtacaccatgagttcgtcccaaaagggcagacggtgaatcaggggttttatatccgcgtgctccaacacatgcgtgatgcactgcgacgccgtcaccctgactaatgggcatctggacaatggaaccttctccacgataacgcaaggccgcacactgctctcagcgtgacaaaatttctcgcgaaACACAGCATTACTgtgcttccccatccgccatactcgcttgacctttccccatgcgattttttgtttcctcgtgtgaagagagccttaAAAGGCCGCTGGATGGGgagtgtggaggccattcaagactccacgacaaaggagcttacagccctgccaaaagaagcattttccaactgtttccaagacctgaagaagcgttggaagctgtgtatagacttcaagagagactatttcaaaggggtgctgcacaaatgatttcaattttttttaatgtacccagtctcggaactttacggacaaaggttgtagaatGCTTTCTTGGCCTGTGTTGGTTTGGAAGGTAATGGAACATGAACTAGTGCTAGGCTACCCAGGACATAAATCTGAGGCCCTGTAATATGTAATTATTTTGCTTTCTTCATAAGTGGTCTGAATGCCACCACTGCTATGGCTGTTTTGTGAATGGATGCTATGCATGAAGTCTTGCACATGCTGCTTGCTCATACTTGCTTACTGCTGGTGAACAGTCTGCTTGTTGCAGGTGTGGTTGGTGTTCAGAGTATTACATACGCTGGATGAGTGTACATTACTGAGAATGTCATTACAAGAAAAGGGACATGCCAGCAGTCATGCATGCTGCAAGTAAAGCTTTTTCATTCCAAACCAAGAAGGGTACATATAACAGATGTTCCAGCTGAATTGATTTAATCAAGTTTTAAATGAAGACAGAGTGTCCCAGGCAAGTGAAGCAGACTCAGTGCTGTTGAACATTGTGTGGTCTATTGTGCAGTATTTTTTTCCGTTCTCTAAAGTTGGATAGTGAAGACTAACTAGCGAACTGTTTAATGTTGTCTTCAAGAAAAAAGTGTCAGTTCAAAAGTCGCAGATCACCTTGGAAATTGCTGGCTGAAAGGTTCGCTGCAAGGTGCTGTTTGAGTAGCTTTTTCGTCAGCCCTAAAAGAAAgcgcgcaaaataaaaaaaatctaccTTTTGATAGCGAAGCAACTTGAGTGCCTCTAGCACAACCCGAGAGAGAAAAATTTGCTTACCTCATATCTCAGGGCTGTTGCAAACGCACTAGCCGTGGACAGTATTTCAGAGATAAGCAGATTTGTTTTCCCAACACAGCACGACTTGGGGCGCTGAAGCAGCTTCTGTAAAGTGGTAGATTTTTATTTTGCGCACTTTCTTTTACGGCCAGTGAACAAAGCTATGTAAACGGTACCTTGTTGTAATTGTTTCTGCCAACTGTTTTTCAGGGTGATAGACAAAACTTTCATATTGGCACTTTTTCTCCCGAAGCCAGTATTTGGAATGTTGATAATTAACTGCAAAAcggaaaaaaaatactgcagactaggctgTACGACACTAAACAGCACTGAATTGGTTTCATTGTCTTTTATAAAAACTTAAGTtacttttagctgggacacccacTAGAGTCATTCTAGGCTTTTATGAGCATCCAAAGCTTGTCCACACAGGACTGCTGGATGTTGTATTGCTGACTTGTGTGGTTATATGATGTTAAGAGCCATTATTTTCAAGGGCTAAGGCACAAAGCAGCTGTCAAAAGTGCTGGAAGCTACGTTTGAAATGGCAGCAGTTTCTTTATGTGGCtttaaacttttcctttcaggcATTCAGGTGCACAGGGCCAAATGAGTTGCACTGCCCTGGCAATGAGGACCTGCAGAAGTTCACAGACGATGTAGAGACAAGGTGGCAAGAGAAGCTTCAGCGCATGAGACTGGGCCAGACTGTTCAGGAAGTACCTGTGACAGCATCATGAGACTTTATGTAAATGCATGGGAAAAATATATGTTACATTTGTTTTTGTTATCAACATTTGTTTTTGTTATCAAATGCATTGTGGGCtttcaggtgtggtttggctgcGGGGGCTTTGCTGATTATATGATTTTACATCCGAGAACGCAGTTGAGCTGgttctacaagcagcgtcatcAAACAGCTAGTAACATATGTAGCATTTTTCAGAGGCCATGACAAGGTGTGTGTGGATGAAAATAGGTAATGTGGCAGCCCATGGGGCACGGGCCAGTGAATTGTGGGCCATGCAGGCGAGTTGCAGCCCACGATGAGCATTGTCTCGGGAACCAGTCTTGAGCAATCGGGGTTTTGACCAAGAAACAAATGCATTGCAATGGCTGCAACTCCGGCATAGGACTAACTTCACAGAGCTCTTTGTTATCAGGCCGTAACTAAAAAATCTTTTTTTAACCAAAACTCCACAAAAATTCTATGACGTAAGCCTTCAAACTAAATTTACCAGTTGCTCCTTTCCATATCAATTCTGATGCATACATTTTTACTTGTATTATTTAAAATGATTTGGTAGCCCGCTCCCTTTGTATGGAAAGGTGAACTGGTGAATGCCCATCAACTTGCGTTAAAGGATGGAGTACTTATTCTCCCAAGATAGTGTTGGAACACAGCTTGAGTCTTCAAATTAGCAATTTGCAATAGAGTACAACTCTGGTCTAAACAGGAATAGCTGAAGTTGCCATGGTTACTTCGCAATAGGACCATTCATGTTGACGTGAATGTTCCTGTTGATACTGTTTCCCCAGCACAAAAGCAAAAATTGTAGACTGTGAGGCACTTGGGACATATTCCATCGATGCATAGAAAGCTTCGAATGGAAGCTGCAACAGCCGAGACTTGCTACCTAATTTGTATACAAAAAGCAGCAGAAATAACTTCATTAAAGGCCTATGCAGCAGTTTTGAAAGGGGCTATCAAATGCACAGATTACGTTAATGCCAATGAGCATGCATACCACGTACAAGTCCTCAAAAATGAGGCAGTAATTTTTAAATTAATTCCTGCTCCTCACAGTGACCACCAGTGCCATTCTCTCTTACGAATGCTGCCTTGCAACCATGCTTGAGACAATTTGCGTTCTTGACATCAGTTGTGAGGGGGCCCTGATTGGATCGCTAAAGCTGCAAGGACGTTTGTAGACAAAGGAGGTGGGGGCGCGGCCAGCTTGAGATGGTGCCATGTCGCTCCCTTTCAGTCTC contains:
- the LOC144098473 gene encoding dehydrodolichyl diphosphate synthase complex subunit Dhdds-like translates to MSWIKETKLTWLQSVAVRVIKAGKVPSHIAVIMDGNRRFARKQNMRSVEGHVQGFDKLAEVLYWCSELGVTEVTVYAFSIENFKRCKEEVDGLLDLALKKLKNMLNEMDKIHDHGVCIRVLGNLSYLPVELQSVVAEVVYQTQANTRCFLNICLSYTSRDEICKAMQELATGVQKNVLSASDVDETALSHAMYSRKSRDPDLLIRTSGEIRLSDFMLWQSSRSVIEFTSVLWPEFTVWHLLAAVLCYQRQCGLLKAFRCTGPNELHCPGNEDLQKFTDDVETRWQEKLQRMRLGQTVQEVPVTAS